From one Catellatospora sp. IY07-71 genomic stretch:
- a CDS encoding phosphatidylserine/phosphatidylglycerophosphate/cardiolipin synthase family protein, which yields MTPDSWFLDAAERGNPATEIDRRHPGGLAWSRGNLARPLVHGAAYFRELVAVLEDTRAGDLVLFTDWRGDPDERLCGPRTQVTRVLGDAARRGVQVYGLLWRSHPDWLHFSSPQNRQLAEDLQQAGAHVLLDMRVRFGGSHHQKLFVVRHQDRPERDVAYVGGIDLCRGRNDGIEHEGDPLAPPMAQVYGPRPPWHDIQLELRGPAVGDVELTFRERWNDPSALSLNVVDHARDLLSRLRTEVMPLPAQLPDPPPAGEHAVQTLRTYPRRRLGRYPFAPRGERSVARAYLKSIARAKRLIYVEDQYLWSARVLRPFAQALRDNPELRLICVVPLAPDAASPTVSIAESWGRKQAMKTLAKAGGDRFAVYGLENAAGTPIYVHAKTCVVDDTWATVGSDNFNMRSWTYDSELTCAVMDESERPTWARDLRLELMREHLGLGEDEAGDVLGDPEVAFDAFARAAAELDGWHEAGGTGPRPRARLRRYQPPDVQGWRRVPARLVYEFICDPDGRPSGMRVRNRF from the coding sequence GTGACCCCCGACAGCTGGTTCCTGGACGCGGCCGAGCGCGGCAACCCGGCGACCGAGATCGACCGCCGCCATCCCGGCGGGCTGGCCTGGAGCCGCGGCAACCTGGCCCGGCCGCTGGTGCACGGTGCGGCGTACTTCCGCGAGCTGGTCGCCGTCCTGGAGGACACCCGCGCCGGTGACCTGGTGCTGTTCACCGACTGGCGCGGTGACCCGGACGAGCGGCTCTGCGGCCCCCGTACGCAGGTCACCCGGGTGCTCGGCGACGCCGCCCGGCGCGGCGTGCAGGTATACGGGCTGCTGTGGCGCTCACACCCGGACTGGCTGCACTTCAGCTCGCCGCAGAACCGGCAGCTCGCCGAGGATCTCCAGCAGGCGGGGGCGCACGTCCTGCTGGACATGCGGGTCCGCTTCGGCGGCTCCCACCACCAGAAGCTGTTCGTGGTACGCCACCAGGACCGCCCCGAGCGCGACGTCGCCTACGTCGGGGGCATCGACCTGTGCCGGGGCCGCAACGACGGCATCGAGCACGAGGGCGACCCGCTCGCCCCGCCGATGGCGCAGGTCTACGGGCCGCGTCCGCCCTGGCACGACATCCAGCTGGAGCTGCGCGGTCCCGCCGTCGGGGACGTGGAGCTGACCTTCCGCGAGCGCTGGAACGACCCGAGCGCGCTGTCGCTGAACGTCGTCGACCACGCCCGCGACCTGCTGTCCCGGCTGCGCACCGAGGTCATGCCGCTGCCCGCGCAGCTACCGGACCCGCCCCCGGCCGGCGAGCACGCGGTGCAGACGCTGCGCACGTACCCGCGGCGGCGGCTGGGCCGCTACCCGTTCGCGCCGCGCGGCGAGCGCAGCGTGGCGCGGGCGTATCTCAAGTCCATCGCCCGCGCCAAGCGGCTGATCTACGTCGAGGACCAGTACCTGTGGTCGGCGCGGGTGCTGCGCCCGTTCGCGCAGGCGCTGCGGGACAACCCGGAGCTGCGGCTGATCTGCGTGGTGCCGCTGGCCCCGGACGCCGCCTCGCCGACGGTCTCGATCGCCGAGTCCTGGGGCCGCAAGCAGGCGATGAAGACGCTGGCCAAGGCCGGTGGCGACCGGTTCGCGGTGTACGGCCTGGAGAACGCCGCGGGCACCCCGATCTACGTGCACGCCAAGACCTGCGTGGTGGACGACACCTGGGCGACCGTCGGCTCGGACAACTTCAACATGAGGTCGTGGACGTACGACTCCGAGCTGACCTGCGCGGTCATGGACGAGTCCGAGCGGCCGACGTGGGCGCGCGACCTGCGGCTGGAGCTGATGCGGGAGCACCTGGGACTCGGCGAGGACGAGGCCGGTGACGTGCTCGGCGACCCGGAGGTCGCGTTCGACGCGTTCGCGCGGGCGGCGGCGGAGCTGGACGGGTGGCACGAGGCGGGCGGGACGGGTCCGCGGCCGCGGGCGCGGCTGCGCCGCTACCAGCCGCCGGACGTGCAGGGGTGGCGGCGGGTGCCCGCGCGGCTGGTGTACGAGTTCATCTGCGACCCGGACGGCCGGCCGAGCGGGATGCGGGTGCGCAACAGGTTCTGA
- a CDS encoding acyl-CoA dehydrogenase: MADRLTGERLVDDMTAAERERAMRVEAVLPALRAAAEAADAAGEFPAGHVDLLREAGLLGLVVPEEHGGLGGSLRDLAAATYAMGTACPSTALAYFFHNTSASRGLLPLEAIDAGLFDDADVPVVRAFAEKVLRRMAGGTWLANFASESVKSASANIAISTTARRATRDGVDGWLVTGEKSFGCATGVADTYLVTARLDGTDTAEGLALFLVPREAEGVASRPSWDGLGMRGSANHGVTLRDVWIPADEALTVPGAFVKMLQCSRGSFVGNQLAITAVYVGCAQGVYDETLQRLTAKTFADTGRPIAESPMHQVIIGDMTENLETAYLWLRRQLLLETSEPPLAPKGDVYRQWRLAKGSICEAAFAVAVGAFKACGTSGATLHGTMGRALRDLAMGLVMTFPPERGRLEAASMVTASRANNLFGNVAS; encoded by the coding sequence ATGGCCGACCGGCTCACCGGCGAACGCCTCGTCGACGACATGACCGCCGCCGAGCGCGAGCGCGCGATGCGGGTCGAGGCGGTGCTGCCCGCGCTGCGGGCCGCCGCCGAGGCCGCCGACGCCGCGGGCGAGTTCCCCGCCGGACACGTGGACCTGCTGCGCGAGGCCGGGCTGCTCGGCCTGGTCGTGCCGGAGGAGCACGGCGGCCTGGGCGGCTCACTGCGCGACCTGGCCGCGGCGACGTACGCGATGGGCACCGCCTGCCCGTCGACGGCGCTGGCCTACTTCTTCCACAACACCAGCGCCTCGCGCGGCCTGCTGCCGCTGGAGGCGATCGACGCCGGGCTGTTCGACGACGCCGACGTGCCGGTGGTGCGCGCGTTCGCGGAGAAGGTGCTGCGGCGCATGGCCGGCGGCACCTGGCTGGCCAACTTCGCCAGCGAGTCGGTCAAGAGCGCGAGCGCGAACATCGCCATCTCCACGACGGCCCGCCGCGCGACCCGCGACGGCGTCGACGGCTGGCTGGTCACCGGTGAGAAGTCGTTCGGCTGCGCCACCGGCGTCGCCGACACGTACCTGGTCACCGCGCGGCTGGACGGCACCGACACGGCCGAGGGCCTGGCGCTGTTCCTGGTGCCGCGCGAGGCCGAGGGCGTCGCGTCCCGCCCGTCCTGGGACGGCCTGGGCATGCGCGGCTCCGCCAACCACGGCGTCACGCTGCGCGACGTGTGGATCCCGGCCGACGAGGCGCTGACCGTGCCGGGCGCGTTCGTGAAGATGCTGCAGTGCAGCCGGGGCAGCTTCGTCGGCAACCAGCTCGCCATCACCGCGGTCTACGTCGGCTGCGCGCAGGGGGTGTACGACGAGACGCTGCAGCGGCTGACCGCCAAGACCTTCGCCGACACCGGCCGGCCTATTGCCGAGTCCCCCATGCACCAGGTGATCATCGGTGACATGACGGAGAACCTGGAGACGGCGTACCTGTGGCTGCGCCGCCAGCTGCTGCTGGAGACGTCCGAGCCGCCGCTCGCCCCGAAGGGCGACGTCTACCGCCAGTGGCGGCTGGCCAAGGGCTCGATCTGCGAGGCCGCGTTCGCGGTCGCGGTGGGCGCGTTCAAGGCGTGCGGCACCTCCGGCGCGACGCTGCACGGCACGATGGGCCGCGCCCTGCGCGACCTGGCGATGGGCCTGGTCATGACGTTCCCGCCGGAGCGCGGCAGGCTGGAGGCCGCCTCGATGGTGACCGCCTCCCGCGCCAACAACCTGTTCGGGAACGTGGCGTCATGA
- a CDS encoding CoA ester lyase: MRSYLYVPGDAPAKLAKALTVGADALIVDLEDAVPPAAKETARETVAAFVATAASGSFGETARTPSDHRAVSPKLPRVWVRVNPGEAGHADAAAVVGAGLAGVCLAKTESVAQLAALDGVLTRLERRAGLAPGGVRVVPLLESAAAVLDAPALARGPRVARLQLGEADLAADLGVTLGPDERELLWARSHTVLASAAAGIAPPVAPVSVNFRDLDTLRGSTLALKRLGFRGRACIHPAQLPVVHEVFTPAESEVAAARDLVRRYEQAIRDGSGVCLDERGRLVDEAVVRSARRLLAGD; this comes from the coding sequence ATGAGGTCCTACCTCTACGTCCCCGGCGACGCCCCCGCGAAGCTGGCCAAGGCGCTGACCGTCGGCGCGGACGCGCTCATCGTCGACCTGGAGGACGCCGTACCCCCGGCGGCCAAGGAGACCGCCCGCGAGACCGTCGCCGCCTTCGTCGCCACCGCCGCTTCCGGCAGTTTCGGGGAAACTGCACGAACGCCAAGCGATCATCGTGCAGTTTCCCCGAAACTGCCGCGGGTCTGGGTTCGCGTGAACCCGGGCGAGGCGGGTCACGCCGATGCGGCGGCGGTGGTGGGAGCCGGGCTGGCGGGGGTGTGCCTGGCGAAGACGGAGTCGGTGGCGCAGCTGGCGGCGCTGGACGGTGTGCTGACGCGGCTGGAGCGGCGGGCCGGGCTGGCGCCGGGCGGCGTGCGGGTGGTGCCGCTGCTGGAGTCGGCCGCCGCGGTGCTGGACGCCCCGGCGCTCGCGCGCGGGCCGCGGGTGGCCCGGCTGCAGCTCGGCGAGGCCGACCTCGCCGCCGACCTGGGCGTGACGCTCGGGCCGGACGAGCGCGAGCTGCTCTGGGCCCGTTCCCATACGGTGCTGGCCAGCGCTGCGGCGGGCATCGCGCCGCCGGTCGCGCCCGTGTCGGTGAACTTCCGCGATCTCGACACGCTGCGCGGGTCGACGCTGGCGCTGAAACGGCTCGGCTTCCGCGGCCGGGCCTGCATCCACCCCGCGCAGCTGCCGGTCGTGCACGAGGTCTTCACCCCGGCCGAGTCCGAGGTCGCCGCCGCCCGGGATCTGGTACGCCGCTACGAGCAGGCGATCCGCGACGGCTCCGGGGTGTGCCTGGACGAGCGCGGCCGGCTCGTCGACGAGGCCGTCGTCCGCTCGGCCCGCCGACTGCTCGCCGGGGACTGA
- a CDS encoding STAS domain-containing protein, whose product MLTVDVRREPDRTVLVLSGELDMATGHLLTGALARVAAEPRVDVDVSGLSYCDSCGLNIMLAARHRARRESRELRVVGPRGFVARVIGACDASRVLLGG is encoded by the coding sequence GTGCTGACGGTTGACGTGCGCCGGGAACCGGACCGCACCGTGCTGGTGCTCTCCGGTGAGCTGGACATGGCCACCGGGCACCTGCTCACCGGGGCGCTCGCCCGGGTGGCGGCCGAGCCCCGGGTGGACGTCGACGTGTCAGGCCTGTCCTACTGCGACTCGTGCGGCCTGAACATCATGCTCGCCGCCCGGCACCGGGCCCGGCGCGAGTCGCGCGAGCTGCGCGTGGTCGGCCCGCGCGGGTTCGTGGCCCGGGTCATCGGCGCCTGCGACGCCTCCCGCGTCCTGCTCGGCGGCTGA
- a CDS encoding IclR family transcriptional regulator, with protein sequence MPTSAAAKATTAADDDSQSRSIAAVERAMDVLLYFGRSGQPDLGVTEIATSLGLTKAAVHRILTALRSRDLITVDPVTRRYALGHAAVALGRAYLARTDLRAMAAPELRALAEQTGETATLSLRRGDTRLYVDQVVPDQELRMEVTLGIPYPLHAGGSSKAFLAFLPEAEVESYLERHPLQALTDKTITDPGKLRKELSAIRKRGYATSLGERQAGAASIAAPVFDHDGHVVAVLSVAGPAARFKPEGETADELVAAAARISEQLGYAG encoded by the coding sequence GTGCCGACCAGCGCCGCAGCGAAGGCGACTACCGCCGCCGACGACGACAGCCAGTCCCGCTCCATCGCCGCCGTCGAGCGTGCGATGGACGTGCTGCTCTACTTCGGCCGCAGCGGTCAGCCCGATCTCGGGGTCACCGAGATCGCCACCTCACTCGGCCTGACCAAGGCCGCGGTGCACCGCATCCTCACCGCGCTGCGCAGCCGCGACCTCATCACCGTCGACCCGGTGACGCGCCGTTACGCGCTCGGCCACGCCGCCGTGGCGCTGGGCCGCGCCTACCTGGCCCGCACCGACCTGCGCGCGATGGCCGCCCCTGAGCTGCGCGCGCTTGCCGAGCAGACCGGCGAGACGGCGACGCTGTCCCTGCGCCGCGGCGACACCCGCCTCTACGTCGACCAGGTCGTGCCGGACCAGGAGCTGCGCATGGAGGTGACCCTCGGCATCCCGTACCCGCTGCACGCGGGCGGCTCGTCGAAGGCGTTCCTGGCGTTCCTGCCCGAGGCCGAGGTCGAGTCCTACCTGGAGCGCCACCCGCTGCAGGCGCTGACCGACAAGACCATCACCGACCCTGGCAAGCTGCGCAAGGAGCTGTCCGCCATCCGCAAGCGCGGGTACGCGACCTCGCTCGGCGAGCGCCAGGCCGGGGCGGCGTCGATCGCGGCGCCCGTGTTCGACCACGACGGGCACGTGGTGGCGGTGCTGAGCGTGGCCGGCCCCGCCGCCCGCTTCAAGCCCGAGGGCGAGACCGCCGACGAGCTGGTCGCGGCGGCGGCGCGGATCTCCGAGCAGCTGGGTTACGCGGGCTGA
- a CDS encoding flavin reductase has translation MRNKGGAEVDSGQLRAVLSQWPSGVAVVTTVTTGPDGARRVHGMTASSFSSVSLDPPLVSVCLGNHLPTHALVRESGVFAISFLGKDQADIGRRFAGMTPGTTDRFAGTDWVTGPTGSPMLAEATGRLDCAVEHAYPGGDHTIFVGRVLEADTPRVTAPLLFHSRSWGQLADPLPHEISMTVLDGREATGPVLTVRDQADLARARELAADGPVRVYVADAFAPERESAVLAALDALAGLPAVDIGCAEHSAASPLQVRRVLQDAVVRVRPAALHVRLLAHHGLGLVNALVAMKSGVHRFDTVLDPASGGLPARDLLLLARQLGVACADPLVPDLA, from the coding sequence ATGCGAAACAAGGGCGGTGCAGAGGTGGACAGCGGGCAGCTGCGGGCCGTGCTCAGCCAGTGGCCGAGCGGCGTCGCCGTGGTCACCACCGTGACGACCGGGCCGGACGGCGCCCGGCGCGTGCACGGCATGACGGCCAGCTCATTCTCCTCCGTCAGCCTCGATCCGCCACTGGTCTCCGTCTGCCTGGGCAATCATCTCCCGACGCACGCGCTGGTGCGCGAGTCGGGGGTGTTCGCGATCAGTTTCCTCGGCAAGGACCAGGCCGACATCGGGCGGCGCTTCGCGGGCATGACCCCGGGCACGACCGACCGCTTCGCCGGCACGGACTGGGTCACCGGCCCCACCGGCAGCCCCATGCTGGCCGAGGCGACCGGGCGGCTGGACTGCGCCGTCGAGCACGCCTACCCCGGCGGCGACCACACGATCTTCGTCGGGCGGGTGCTTGAGGCGGACACGCCCCGGGTCACCGCGCCGCTGCTGTTCCACTCGCGCAGCTGGGGCCAGCTCGCCGACCCGCTCCCGCACGAGATCTCCATGACCGTGCTGGACGGCCGGGAGGCCACCGGCCCGGTGCTGACCGTACGCGACCAGGCCGACCTGGCCCGCGCCCGCGAGCTGGCCGCCGACGGCCCGGTGCGGGTATACGTCGCCGACGCGTTCGCCCCCGAACGGGAGTCCGCGGTGCTGGCCGCGCTCGACGCGCTGGCCGGGCTGCCCGCCGTCGACATCGGCTGCGCCGAGCACAGCGCCGCGTCGCCGCTGCAGGTCCGCCGCGTGCTGCAGGACGCCGTGGTACGCGTACGCCCGGCCGCGCTGCACGTGCGGCTGCTCGCGCACCACGGGCTCGGCCTGGTCAACGCGCTGGTCGCGATGAAGAGCGGCGTGCACCGCTTCGACACCGTGCTCGACCCGGCCTCCGGCGGCCTGCCCGCCCGCGACCTGCTGCTGCTGGCCCGCCAGCTCGGCGTCGCCTGCGCCGACCCCCTCGTACCCGACCTCGCCTGA
- a CDS encoding ATP-binding protein, producing the protein MSELSASLDLPLGMAAPTGARHILRQVLLTWGYTDADWLDESGLLISELVGNAVRHGGGCLEVRVQAHGSLVTVSAADGSSVIPRRREPGPTGGLGLALIERFAEGWGIEDHHGGKRVWIRLRAYPAGGGDDRADG; encoded by the coding sequence GTGAGCGAGCTCAGCGCGAGCCTGGACCTTCCGCTCGGCATGGCGGCCCCCACGGGTGCCCGGCACATCCTGCGGCAGGTCCTGCTGACCTGGGGCTATACCGACGCGGACTGGCTCGACGAGTCCGGCCTGCTCATCTCCGAGCTGGTCGGCAACGCGGTCCGGCACGGCGGCGGCTGCCTGGAGGTGCGGGTGCAGGCGCACGGTTCGCTGGTCACCGTCAGCGCCGCCGACGGCAGCTCGGTCATCCCCCGGCGGCGCGAGCCGGGCCCGACCGGCGGCCTCGGCCTGGCGCTGATCGAACGTTTCGCCGAGGGCTGGGGCATCGAGGACCACCATGGCGGCAAGCGGGTCTGGATCCGCCTGCGCGCCTACCCGGCCGGCGGCGGAGACGATCGTGCTGACGGTTGA
- a CDS encoding aldehyde dehydrogenase, with translation MSGAAFATPPIADLVGGEWAPCTAQLGFSLEDPATGRPVTVAAGSDPHRVEQAIAAAAALHAAGTWQRLPAAERADVLDAVATEVEAAAPEITALEAYATGVPIRQTGMLSVILGGAFRLAAMQLREGWLSSALPREDGRLAHVDRLPWGPAACVVPWNAPAPMAAHKAANALAAGCPTIVKPSEYAPYGTQALAAAVARALAAAGLPGGLFQLVHGDASTGARLVGDPRIRAVSFTGGLTGGRAVAAACAYDIKPVQLELGGNNPLVILPDADTADAARAAADLLTTLNGQWCRALGRLIVPAGRADEILRAALDRLATLHAGSPLDPDTDYGPLIHSGHLARVAAARDALVTHGGTAHTALTVPGEGNFLSPTLVTGVSPAHTLHEIFGPVAAVHPYTTLDEAVELANGTPYGLEAYVQGADEEQALAVARRLTAGEVKVNGSSIMSLHLFTPRPAWGLSGYSEEGTAETLRFFTNPRVVGVEGGFALHGRP, from the coding sequence ATGAGCGGCGCGGCCTTCGCGACGCCGCCGATCGCCGACCTGGTCGGCGGGGAGTGGGCGCCCTGCACCGCGCAGCTCGGTTTCTCGCTGGAGGATCCGGCGACCGGACGTCCGGTGACCGTGGCGGCCGGGTCGGACCCGCACCGGGTGGAGCAGGCGATCGCCGCGGCCGCCGCGCTGCACGCCGCCGGGACCTGGCAGCGGCTGCCCGCGGCCGAGCGGGCCGACGTGCTCGACGCGGTCGCCACCGAGGTCGAGGCCGCCGCGCCCGAGATCACCGCGCTGGAGGCGTACGCGACCGGGGTGCCGATCCGGCAGACCGGGATGCTGTCGGTGATCCTCGGCGGCGCGTTCCGGCTGGCCGCGATGCAGCTGCGCGAGGGCTGGCTGAGCAGCGCGCTGCCGCGCGAGGACGGCCGCCTGGCGCACGTCGACCGGCTGCCCTGGGGCCCCGCCGCGTGCGTGGTCCCGTGGAACGCGCCCGCCCCGATGGCCGCGCACAAGGCCGCCAACGCGCTGGCCGCGGGCTGCCCCACCATCGTCAAGCCCAGCGAGTACGCCCCCTACGGCACCCAGGCCCTGGCCGCCGCCGTGGCCCGCGCGCTCGCCGCGGCCGGGCTGCCCGGCGGCCTGTTCCAGCTCGTGCACGGCGACGCCAGCACCGGTGCCCGGCTGGTGGGCGACCCGCGCATCCGGGCGGTGTCGTTCACCGGCGGGCTCACCGGCGGCCGGGCCGTCGCCGCCGCCTGCGCGTACGACATCAAGCCGGTGCAGCTCGAACTCGGCGGCAACAACCCGCTGGTCATCCTGCCGGACGCGGACACCGCCGACGCCGCCCGCGCCGCCGCCGACCTGCTCACCACGCTCAACGGGCAGTGGTGCCGGGCGCTGGGCCGCCTCATCGTGCCCGCCGGGCGCGCCGACGAGATCCTGCGGGCGGCCCTCGACCGGCTCGCGACGCTGCACGCCGGATCGCCGCTCGACCCCGACACGGACTACGGCCCGCTGATCCACTCGGGTCACCTGGCCCGGGTCGCCGCGGCCCGCGACGCGCTGGTCACGCACGGCGGCACCGCGCACACCGCGCTGACCGTGCCGGGCGAGGGCAACTTCCTAAGCCCCACGCTGGTAACCGGCGTCTCCCCCGCGCACACGCTGCATGAGATCTTCGGGCCGGTCGCCGCCGTGCACCCGTACACGACCCTCGACGAGGCGGTCGAGCTGGCCAACGGCACCCCGTACGGGCTGGAGGCGTACGTGCAGGGCGCCGACGAGGAGCAGGCGCTGGCCGTGGCCCGGCGGCTCACCGCGGGCGAGGTCAAGGTCAACGGCTCCAGCATCATGAGCCTGCACCTGTTCACCCCGCGCCCGGCCTGGGGCCTGTCCGGCTACTCGGAGGAGGGCACGGCCGAGACGCTGCGCTTCTTCACCAACCCGCGGGTCGTCGGCGTCGAGGGCGGCTTCGCGCTGCACGGCCGCCCGTGA